One Mycobacteroides salmoniphilum DNA segment encodes these proteins:
- a CDS encoding cupin domain-containing protein, whose amino-acid sequence MSLIVSGYPDPRYHGDTGEISAAFRPATDPPDYAPDNGNVVQYHYLATQQSTAGDYGLYRIDAGPVKGFGAATHFHKAMSEAFFVLSGTWRLYNGETWVDATSGDFLFVPPGGLHAFQNDSGEAASMLMLFAPGAPRQRYFEGFGESADMTDEQRTQWFIDHDNFFV is encoded by the coding sequence ATGTCACTGATCGTTTCTGGATACCCCGATCCCCGGTATCACGGCGACACCGGCGAGATCAGCGCGGCGTTCAGACCGGCCACCGATCCACCCGACTACGCCCCCGACAACGGCAACGTGGTCCAGTACCACTACCTGGCGACCCAGCAGTCCACGGCCGGTGATTACGGGCTATACCGAATCGATGCCGGCCCGGTGAAAGGTTTCGGTGCCGCAACGCATTTCCATAAGGCGATGTCGGAGGCGTTCTTCGTGCTCTCCGGAACGTGGCGGTTGTACAACGGCGAGACATGGGTCGACGCCACCTCGGGCGACTTCTTGTTTGTACCGCCGGGCGGCCTGCACGCATTCCAGAACGATTCAGGTGAAGCGGCTTCCATGCTGATGCTGTTCGCGCCTGGCGCACCCCGGCAGCGCTACTTCGAAGGTTTCGGAGAGTCGGCCGATATGACCGACGAGCAGCGCACCCAGTGGTTCATCGACCACGACAACTTCTTCGTCTAG
- a CDS encoding SDR family NAD(P)-dependent oxidoreductase, with amino-acid sequence MTAHWTTADIPDQNGRVAVITGANTGLGLETARALAAAGAQVVLAVRDLDKGAAAVDEIKKTAPAGNLALQRLDLSSLSNITSAAGQLRADYPRIDLLINNAGVMYPPKGSTADGFELQFGTNHLGHFALTGLLLENLTAVRGSRVVTVSSNGHKIRAAIHFDDLQWDRSYSRVGAYAQSKLANLLFTYELQRRLGAAGAATAALAAHPGASGTELMRHITFGPEALSAAVLKLAQSPEMGALPSLRAATDLAASGGQYYGPAGFGELRGYPKAVKSTKQSHDEALQQRLWAVSEELTGVRFPV; translated from the coding sequence GTGACCGCGCACTGGACCACCGCTGATATTCCCGACCAAAACGGACGCGTCGCCGTCATCACCGGCGCCAATACCGGTCTGGGCCTGGAGACGGCCCGCGCGCTCGCGGCCGCGGGAGCCCAGGTGGTTCTCGCCGTCCGTGATCTCGACAAGGGCGCTGCCGCGGTCGACGAGATCAAGAAGACCGCGCCTGCGGGGAACCTGGCGCTGCAGCGGCTGGATCTGTCGTCCCTCTCGAACATCACATCCGCGGCCGGCCAGCTGCGTGCCGATTATCCGCGGATCGATCTGCTCATCAACAACGCCGGAGTGATGTACCCGCCGAAGGGCAGCACTGCGGACGGATTCGAGCTGCAATTCGGCACCAACCATCTGGGGCATTTCGCCCTCACCGGTCTGCTGCTGGAGAACCTGACCGCTGTACGTGGCTCGCGCGTCGTCACCGTGAGTAGCAACGGCCATAAGATCAGGGCCGCAATACATTTCGATGACCTGCAGTGGGACCGTAGTTATAGTCGGGTGGGGGCCTACGCACAGTCCAAACTCGCGAATCTTTTGTTTACCTACGAGCTGCAGCGTCGCCTCGGGGCCGCTGGCGCCGCGACGGCCGCGTTGGCCGCGCACCCGGGTGCATCGGGCACCGAGCTGATGCGTCACATCACCTTTGGTCCTGAGGCGCTCAGTGCCGCAGTGCTGAAACTCGCCCAGAGCCCGGAGATGGGCGCATTGCCCAGTTTGCGTGCCGCCACGGACCTGGCCGCATCGGGCGGTCAGTACTACGGACCCGCCGGTTTCGGGGAGCTCCGTGGGTATCCCAAGGCCGTCAAGTCCACTAAGCAATCACACGATGAGGCTCTGCAACAACGGCTTTGGGCAGTTTCCGAAGAGCTGACCGGAGTGCGGTTCCCGGTCTAG